A window of the Linepithema humile isolate Giens D197 chromosome 4, Lhum_UNIL_v1.0, whole genome shotgun sequence genome harbors these coding sequences:
- the s-cup gene encoding uncharacterized protein s-cup isoform X3 yields the protein MHKIVVMAAVQKAHSYHNNSNAPGDAGSAQSEYNGSSSTSKNDRLDTDVHGNVNILLGGGVIMMVVLICYCCHKNVRKHRPQEYSHYWRTEPDVHSLEVFTMDAHAMQCLERSAGTQTHQEEGVPVSLPPCPVTSGPPPAYESLIFDPRALLSPTDKKDESGDSDIISPSVGNLPSESEANRINKREEVPSNDQGLPSYEAALKLEADGYV from the exons ATGCACAAGATAGTGGTGATGGCCGCAGTGCAAAAAGCCCACAGCTATCATAACAACAGCAACGCTCCAGGGGATGCAGGTAGCGCCCAGTCGGAGTACAACGGCTCGTCGTCGACCAGCAAGAATGACCGACTTGACACGGATGTGCACGGCAATGTTAACATTCTCCTTGGCGG TGGTGTGATCATGATGGTGGTACTCATATGCTACTGCTGTCACAAGAACGTCCGGAAGCATCGACCGCAGGAATACTCGCACTATTGGAGAACCGAGCCAGACGTTCACAGTCTGGAAGTCTTCACTATGGACGCGCATGCCATG cAGTGCCTTGAGAGATCGGCAGGAACTCAGACTCATCAAGAAGAGGGAGTGCCCGTGTCTCTTCCGCCGTGTCCCGTGACCTCTGGCCCGCCGCCGGCTTACGAGAGCCTCATCTTCGACCCTCGAGCACTGCTCTCGCCGACCGACAAGAAGGACGAATCTGGCGATTCCGATATTATCTCGCCCTCGGTAGGCAACCTGCCCAGTGAATCAGAAGCCAACAGAATCAACAAACGGGAAGAGGTTCCAAGTAACGATCAGGGTTTGCCTTCGTACGAAGCCGCTTTAAAATTAGAAGCTGACGGTTACGTCTAA
- the s-cup gene encoding uncharacterized protein s-cup isoform X2, whose product MHKIVVMAAVQKAHSYHNNSNAPGDAGSAQSEYNGSSSTSKNDRLDTDVHGNVNILLGGAMISGVIMMVVLICYCCHKNVRKHRPQEYSHYWRTEPDVHSLEVFTMDAHAMCLERSAGTQTHQEEGVPVSLPPCPVTSGPPPAYESLIFDPRALLSPTDKKDESGDSDIISPSVGNLPSESEANRINKREEVPSNDQGLPSYEAALKLEADGYV is encoded by the exons ATGCACAAGATAGTGGTGATGGCCGCAGTGCAAAAAGCCCACAGCTATCATAACAACAGCAACGCTCCAGGGGATGCAGGTAGCGCCCAGTCGGAGTACAACGGCTCGTCGTCGACCAGCAAGAATGACCGACTTGACACGGATGTGCACGGCAATGTTAACATTCTCCTTGGCGG CGCCATGATCAGTGGTGTGATCATGATGGTGGTACTCATATGCTACTGCTGTCACAAGAACGTCCGGAAGCATCGACCGCAGGAATACTCGCACTATTGGAGAACCGAGCCAGACGTTCACAGTCTGGAAGTCTTCACTATGGACGCGCATGCCATG TGCCTTGAGAGATCGGCAGGAACTCAGACTCATCAAGAAGAGGGAGTGCCCGTGTCTCTTCCGCCGTGTCCCGTGACCTCTGGCCCGCCGCCGGCTTACGAGAGCCTCATCTTCGACCCTCGAGCACTGCTCTCGCCGACCGACAAGAAGGACGAATCTGGCGATTCCGATATTATCTCGCCCTCGGTAGGCAACCTGCCCAGTGAATCAGAAGCCAACAGAATCAACAAACGGGAAGAGGTTCCAAGTAACGATCAGGGTTTGCCTTCGTACGAAGCCGCTTTAAAATTAGAAGCTGACGGTTACGTCTAA
- the s-cup gene encoding uncharacterized protein s-cup isoform X1 yields the protein MHKIVVMAAVQKAHSYHNNSNAPGDAGSAQSEYNGSSSTSKNDRLDTDVHGNVNILLGGAMISGVIMMVVLICYCCHKNVRKHRPQEYSHYWRTEPDVHSLEVFTMDAHAMQCLERSAGTQTHQEEGVPVSLPPCPVTSGPPPAYESLIFDPRALLSPTDKKDESGDSDIISPSVGNLPSESEANRINKREEVPSNDQGLPSYEAALKLEADGYV from the exons ATGCACAAGATAGTGGTGATGGCCGCAGTGCAAAAAGCCCACAGCTATCATAACAACAGCAACGCTCCAGGGGATGCAGGTAGCGCCCAGTCGGAGTACAACGGCTCGTCGTCGACCAGCAAGAATGACCGACTTGACACGGATGTGCACGGCAATGTTAACATTCTCCTTGGCGG CGCCATGATCAGTGGTGTGATCATGATGGTGGTACTCATATGCTACTGCTGTCACAAGAACGTCCGGAAGCATCGACCGCAGGAATACTCGCACTATTGGAGAACCGAGCCAGACGTTCACAGTCTGGAAGTCTTCACTATGGACGCGCATGCCATG cAGTGCCTTGAGAGATCGGCAGGAACTCAGACTCATCAAGAAGAGGGAGTGCCCGTGTCTCTTCCGCCGTGTCCCGTGACCTCTGGCCCGCCGCCGGCTTACGAGAGCCTCATCTTCGACCCTCGAGCACTGCTCTCGCCGACCGACAAGAAGGACGAATCTGGCGATTCCGATATTATCTCGCCCTCGGTAGGCAACCTGCCCAGTGAATCAGAAGCCAACAGAATCAACAAACGGGAAGAGGTTCCAAGTAACGATCAGGGTTTGCCTTCGTACGAAGCCGCTTTAAAATTAGAAGCTGACGGTTACGTCTAA